Genomic segment of Malus domestica chromosome 15, GDT2T_hap1:
TTACATGAACAAACTAGtgaaagaatgaatttagatcCTCTCTCCGGATTTTGCAGTgcggagaggggagagagatcCAGAACTTTAGTTTGTATGAGGTGATTTTGTGGATCAAAGTTGACAGATTGAAAATTTGGACCATtcaagagagaaggagagaaatTCAGACCGTTAATTTGTATGAGGTGGATCAATGAAATAAATTAATGAAATATGTGTAGGATTTAAAATGAGTATTTCGGATCTTCGGATCTGTCTGCTTTGGACACAAAAAATCGGAGAGGATCTCAATTCCTGAAGAATGACTTGTGAAAACATTAAAAAGCACAAGTTTGATACATTGGTTGGTATCGAAGTCTTTTTTAATAGTGTTCTTAAGTTGGATTCTAGTAGGTCTAAATTTGAGTTTCGGTCCCTACTTTTTGTCTGCAAATTGTAAAGTGAGATGATACTGCCGTGATACGTCTTAAGATTTTGAGACTAGTGATGGTCCTGCAAAGAGCGAAACGGataaaatgcttttaaaattgtAAATTATGATCTTTACGTGTGTTGTAATTTATTTCGACATGAACAATGGCTGAAGACACTTTTAACCAAATGAGTAAATTTCAAACTTATGATGAGGATAATTAAATTGGATTTACTTGTCAACTAATTATCTTTTTGGATTGGACAAGTAAATATTTGAGTTGATGATGCATTGTTGGTACTCATTAGACAggtttaaccttcaagttttgagaatagaaagaaaaataatagttcTTTATCCAGTCCAGCCCAGAAGTTGAGAAATACTGCAAAATCCATACAATCTGATCCAAGATTGTTAGTTTGTTGGGCTATCCAGCCGACATTCTCGGTCAAACCTTCTCATTCTACATTCTTAGctttttttccattttaaaaTATTTCGATAATCAGAATTGTCTATTTCTAGTTCTTTTTTGAAAATCTAACTTTGCCAGAAATCCGTCAAATCAAAATCCGTAGCCCTCGCGACTCACATCCTCCACTCGCCCAAACGAAATGGATTGAATCAtcttttaattgatttaaagCGTGATGAAACAAAATCTACGATTGCACACCTTAAAGGCTTAAATATGAGAACTATTTTCTAATTATtataaattgaattttcaaaactgttagttttttttttttttaataatcccGTTCATAATTCTTATTAAGTCCACAACTAAATAGATCAAAGGATGTGAAAAAAGTCTAACAGAAGAAAAGTATCCGCAGGTTTCGATGCCTGATTTCACTTCCTTTATTTCATAATATTAGGGAGAATGACAAGTCATCTAAGTCTGCTACTGTTAATAATTATGTTACTGTAAATTAACTGATTGTATTAGTTGTGATTAGTTAAGATAGTTATAAAGTAGTTAGGGGTATCTATGTAAATAGCCAAAGGCTATATATATTCCTACACAATGTGTAAAGTTCTCAGTCAAGTAAATACAATCAAGAAAACTTACTGTTGAAGTTTTCTGTTTCTTTATGGTATCACGCAATTCCGCTTCACAGCTTCGATCTTTCTCTTCGCTTGCTGCATCGATCGACTCTTGATCGATTTTTCTTCTCTGATCATCACTTCTTCCCTTCCGATCTTGTAGTATTTCTTGATTTCTGTCAGTAATGGCGGCTCAATCGACTGGTTCATCTTCTCCGGTCATCTCCCCCTCGAGcccaaaccctaatttctctGGAAACCCTAATTCCTCTGGAAATCCGAGTCCTCTGACTTCCTACACTTCTCTCACAATTCATAACATTGGCAGCATGGTGCCGATCAAGCTCAAAAGATCCAATTACCTACCATGGCGCGCCCTGTTTGGCCCGATTTTCCGGCGATACAAGCTTCTTGGAGTAATCGATGGTACTGACGTCTGTCCATCGCCATTTCTGCCTGATCGTAGCATCAATCCTGCTTTTGAGGACTGGTATGAGAAAGATCAAAATCTTTTGATCTGGTTGAATTCCACACTTTCTGAGGAAATCATCCCGTTCACGGTTGGGGTTTCATCCTCTCGCGAACTTTGGGTAAAGCTTGAACAGCGCTTTGGTGGAATTTCAGAGGCTCATATCCATCAGCTGCGATCGCGCCTTCAATCTGTTCAGAAATGATCGCATTCTGTCTCTGACTATCTTCAAGAACTCAAGGAAATTTCAGATTCTCTGCAAGCTGCTGATGCTTCTGTCTCTGATCGAGATCTTATCGCCGCCACACTACATGGCTTGCCTGATGAATTTGAGTCTTTCATCGACTGTATCATGCTCCGATTGTCCTCTACCTCTCTTGATGAACTTCATGGCCTCCTTCTCACAAAGGAATTGTCTATGGCCAGACGCAAAACTGTCAGTTCATCTCCTGTCCCTGAATCTTTTCAGGCTTTCTCGGTGCAGTCTCAGCCTCTTCTCCTTCCTACTCCATCTGCTTTTGCTGCTCAGAATCACCCTCTTCACTCTGCATCTCGGTTCAACTCTAATCGTGGCAGGAACACTAAGGGACAATTCTTTTCCAATCGAGGTCATCGAGGTAATCGTGGTAATTTTCCTAATAACCGTGGCAATCAAGGTTATCAAGGCTTTCGCAGCAATCAAGGCTCTTCTCACTTCAAAGTGCTTTGTCAAATCTGTGGTTCTACCAGTCATGAGGCTATTGACTGCTTTGATCGTATGAATCCTGACATCTGTGGTCGTATTCCTCCAGCTAAGCTTGCTGCCATGTGTGCACAGCATTCTGCTAAACCATCTCAGCCTTGGTTAATTGATTCAGGGGCAACCTCTCATATCACTAATGATGTTGCTAACCTCACCTCTCCTACTCCCTACACTGGCGAGGATAAAGTGTATATTGGAGATGGTAAAGGTTTATCCATCCTCAATGTTGGTTCATCTACTCTGCACACCTCTCATAACTCTTTTCAATTGCgaaatgttttacatgttcccCACATAACCCATAATCTCTTATCTGCTTATCAGTTTGTTAATGATAATAATTGTTCATTGACACTTGACCCTTATGGATCCTATGTCAAGGATCGTATTTCGGGGAAGATGCTTTTACGGGGACCGGTTAGAGATGGCTTCTATCCTCTTCAAAGTTCCAGCAATCTTCATCCTCTTTCACCTACAGCTTTACTTAGTATTAAAGCTCCAGTTACAATTTGGCACAAGCGTTTGGGTCACCATTCCTCCTCCATTTTCAGAAGGCTCCTTTCATCCAATAATCTTGCTTTACAAGGCAAGTCTACTGTGGACTTTTTCTGTTCGGATTGTGCTCTTGCCAAGAATCATAAGCTTCCATTTAAAGCTGCTACTTCATCAACAACTCACAGCCTTCAACTACTGCACTGTGATCTGTGGGGACCTGGCTCAATCACATCAAGTAGTGGTTTTCAATATTATTTGCTCATTGTTGATGACTATAGCAAATATAGTTGGTTCTTTCCTTTGAAATCTAAGTCAGATGTATTTTCTACATTTGTTGTCTTCAAATCATATGTAGAAAATTCACttggaaataaaataaaggttcTGCGTTCAGATTCAGGGGGTGAATTTACTAGTCACTCTTTTGCATCATATCTCAGCAAACATGGCATTCTTCATCAGTTCAGTTGTCCCCACACCCTTGAGCAAAACGGTTGTGCAGAAAGAAAACACATGCACCTTGTTGAAACAGCTCGCACTTTGCTTCTTGCATCTCATGTCCCTCATATTTTCTGGGTAGAAGCATTCTCCACTGCTATCTATCTTATTAATCGCCTTCCTATTTCTGGCATTTCCCAATCCCCTTGGCAGTTGCTATTTCACAACCATCCAGACTACTCTAAGCTCAAAGTATTTGGTTGCCAATGCTTTCCTTGGCTCAAACCTTACTTTCATAGCAAATTGGATCCCAAGAGCAAAAAGTGTGTTTTCTTGGGGTATAGTCTTCAACACAAAGGCTATAGGTGCCTTGATCCTATCACCAATCGCATCTACATCTCTCGTCATGTTGTATTCGATGAAAGTACTTATCCATTTCAGTTGTCCCACAATCAACACTCTTTTCCTGTTCCAAGTCATCCATCTtcctcaccaacaatttcatCCTCTCTGGATCTTCATTTTAGCAAACACATTCCTCCTGTTTTTAGTCAGCCATCTACATCACCATTATGTGCTTCTGTGCCTGTtcctatttcttcatcttcatcctcCCCTGCACCTGTCTCAGttggctcttcttccagttttgTTCCTCCTTCAGCACATTCATCTTTCTCCCACAATCAACATAGTCATCCTCCTGCCCCTGTTAATTCTCATCCAATGATTACTAGATCCAAGGCTGGTATACTCACGTCGAGAGCCTGTACAGCAACTAAGCACCCACTTCCAGTTGATATGGATTATGTTCCTACAACATACTTGCAAGCTTCTAAGCATGCTCATTGGAGGCAAGCTATGCAAGATGAATTTAATGCCTTGCTAACCACTGGTACTTGGTCTCTTGTTCCTTCTCACCATTCTCAAAACTTAGTGGGCTGCAAGTGGGTTTTCCGGATTAAGAAGAAGCCCGATGACACTGTTGACAGATATAAAGCCCGGCTTGTGGCCAAGGGTTTTCatcaacaagaaggtattgacTTTCAAGAAACCTTCAGTCCAGTTGCCAAACCGGTTACAATTCGGATCCTTCTTACCCTTGCTGTGCAATATAATTGGTTTCTCAATCAATTGGACATTAGtaatgcctttcttcatggaGACTTAAAGGAGGATGTCTACATCCAACAACCCCCTGGTTTTGTTGATCCCTTACACCCTACATCTGTGTGTAAGTTGAGGAAATCGTTGTATGGTCTCAAACAAGCTCCTTGAGCTTGGTTTGATAAACTGTTCCAAGCTCTTCACTCTCTTGGATTCACCCAATCATCCTCAGATGCTTCTTTATTTGTTCTCAATGGTCCTCAGTTAGTCATTGTCCTtgtctatgttgatgacattcttGTCACCGGACCCTATCCTCACCTCTGTCAACACTTCATTCAGCAACTTGGGGCTCAATTTCCAGTAAAAGACCTTGGTCCTCTTCATTATTTCTTGGGATTAGAAGTCCATCGATCTTCACAGGGTATATTTCTCCATCAAACAAAGTACTTATTGGATCTtctcaagaaaacaaatatggAGGGTGCAAAACCTTGTTGCACTCCCCTTGGCTCTAAGAAATTAGATCACAGTGGCCCTCTTCTGTCCAATCCTACTGAATATCGCTCCATTGTTGGTGGTTTACAATATCTTACTTGGACTAGACCCGACCTTGCTTTTGCTGTGAATCAAATCTGCCAATTCATGCATGCTCCCAGGGAACAACATCTCCAGGCAGCAAAAAGGGTTCTCAGATTTCTCAAAGGCTCTATCTCACATGGTGTGTGGTTCACTAAAGGTCCTGTCCATCTTTCTGCCTACTCGGATGCTGACTGGGCTGGTTGCACAATTGACAGGAGATCAACCACTGGTTATTGTGTATTTTTGGGTTCCAATCTTATCAGCTGGAGTGCCAAGAAACAAAGTACTGTTGCAAGGTCctctacagaggctgaatatcgcTCTTTAGCTCACACAGCTGCTGAGATAACTTGGGTTTGCAAGATTCTCAAAGATCTGCACTATCCTCTCTCTACATTCCCTACTCTTTGGTGTGACAACATATCAGCAATATCTTTAGCATCTAATCCTGTctttcatgctcgaacaaagcaTGTTGAGATCGATTATCACTATATTAGGGAATTGGTTTTGGCTCAACTTCTCAAAGTCAAGTTCATCTGCAGTGAAGACCAATTAGCTGATCTTCACACCAAGTCTCTGTCTAAAACCAGATTTAATTATCTGTGTTCCAAGCTTCCCATTGGCCTCATTTCTGATCCCCCTTCtcgcttgagggggtgtattaTGGAGAATGACAAGTCATCTAAGTCTGCTACTGTTAATAATTCTGTTACTGTAAATTAACTGATTGTATTAGTTGTGATTAGTTAAGATAGTTATAAAGTAGTTAGGGGTATCTATGTAAATAGCCAAAGGCTATATATATTCCTACACAATGTGTAAAGTTCTCAGTCAAGTAAATACAATCAAGAAAACTTACTATTGAAGTTTTCTGTTTCtttacataaaacatatataaaagCAATCAAGCTCTAAAACTACATATCTAAGAGCGTGTTTACGTGTCCATAATCGGAATCAAAAGTCGGAGTGTGATTCCGATTACGAGTTATTCTTGTGTTTACTAAAATTTGGAGGAATCAAAATGGGTGGGGTCCACTCGAAAGATAGGAATTGAATTCCTAATTTTGGAGGAATTGAACTCCTGAGTATGATGCGTCATTTGAATCCTGGGATAAATGAGGAATCCGAAATACAATTTTCTACCTATTATAACCCCATCTAATTCCTAAAAACTCCAAATCTGCCACTCAAATCAACAAGCCTAGACCTCTCTGCCTGCCTCCCTTTCACCTCCCCGTGCCCCAATGAACCAATCTCAAGAATCCTAGGGCATCTGTAGATATCGTAGTGAGTTGGTTGTTCTTTGGTTATGGCATCGTGGTTGTGTGGGGATGGAGGTATGACGCGTGAGAGAGATCAATGGATGCGCAGGAAATGATGATGAAGGATCCACAGAAAATAAaatggaggagagggagggtgAGAGTGGTGGCGATAGCAGCTGGTGAGTACTGACGAAGGATACTGAGGAGAAgagaaaagatgtgaaaaattaaagtttcaaaagGTAGAAAACTTGCCCACTGGCTTGGGAAGTTATGGGGTGGGTATAAAAATTAGGTttgaaaaggtaaaaaaaaaaattaaaaaattagtttataaaGAGATAGAAAATTTTATCATTGATGGGTTAAGATAgtatgaaaattaaattttactaATTATCACATAAAATAATTCATTTAGACCAAGGGCGGTTTTGATTCCGATTAGAAGTGAATTgataaacaacttatatgaaacCAACATCATTCCTATTTTGTTTCTTAACAATTTAGTAAACACCTTCCAtaggaatctgattctgattcctcCCCAATCCAATTCTGCATCAAATCAATTCCCCCAATTTTGATTACGGTTTAGTAAACGAGCCATAAGAGATCTTGAAAGATGCTTTCACAACACCGAAACAGAAGAGAAGTTGCATATCAATCAGAGAGAACGAGCAGAGCCATATGCTATTCTTCGTGTTTTGAGTCTTGACCTTCACACTCCAGACGGCCCCAAAAATTATTCGAAATGTAAAGCAGCCATTCGCTATAAATCcgcacataaacaaaaacactcGCTTACACTAAATCTCAAAGAGGTGGTACCATTACCCACATCGTTAATAGTGGTACTTTCTTAAGCAGCCTTAGGTGGCGATGCGTTATCAGGAAGAGTAGTCTCTGCCGGTGTCTCACGAGTGACACCCAACATCGAGTCATATTCCTCATCACGGCGTGCAAACTTCTTTCGCAGAACCTTCTGAAACTCTATCTCGTCGAGGGGCTTTGCATTTTCAGCTGCATGAACCTGAGCCAAGTTGGAATAATTTAAGGCTGACTGGGAGATGAAGGCCATCTCGTCTTCTGTGAGCTTTCTCAGGAACTTTGCTGGATTCCCTCCCCATACCTGTTATAAAACATTCAGTAAACAACCAGTTCGAAAAATTTAAGTTGGtcgttaaaaattaataaacaagAAGAGCTACATTCAGCTATAAAAGTTGTCAGCTCGCACTGAGTCACTAGGATGAACTTATTGTGAGCTTTTTGTAATAACAGTTTGCACAATCAAGATACTAGTTTAACTGGGTACGGACTTGTCACATTCCAGGCAAATAAAGGGTGTTTTGACATACCTCTCCACAGGGGATCCTTGTGTTCTGCCTTACAAGGGCTCCGGCAGCAACCATGGCGTGTTTCTCAACATAAACCCCATCAAGCAAGGTTGCAGCCATACCAACAAATGCCTCATCCTCTACAGTGCATCCATGCAAGACAGCACTGTGGCCTGCACAGTTCAAATCAAAAACCACGGCACCAGAATTAGATCCTTACACTAAACTAAACCCACATCAAAACCATGCTAAAATCACCGGAAACACAATCACACATAACTCACCTACAGTAACATTGTCCCCGATAATGGTAGGCAAAACCTTGCCAGTCAAGTTAGATTTTGCTACATGAACAAGGGAATTGTCTTGAATGTTGGTCCCAGACCCAATGCTGATGCTGTTAGCATCACCTTCACACCCGAAAACAACAATCAGGTAAATACGACATCTTTCGGGATTACGCTTCTACTCCCAACAACAAATTGGCTTACTTTTTCACAGAACTGGATTCTCAAACCAAAATTAACCTACTTTAGGAGTTAATATTACCCTACTCCCAACAACAAATTGGCTTACTTTTTCACAGAAATGCTTACCTCTCAAAACGCAACCGTACCAAATGGAGGAGCCTCGGCCCACCTGAACTTGGCCTATGATCGACGCACTGGGCGCCACAAACGCCTCCTTATCGACCACCGGAGCTTTGTCGAACACGTTCATCAGCGTCCGATGCCGCGATACTAATAACAACAATCGAaacaaaataacacaaaattcAACCACCGCATATCTCAAAATTCAATTCGACATTCAATAAACAAAGCTACAGACTCAGAATTGTGAAATTTGGGTGCAAATTTGTGTGAGTTAGGGTTTGAAGGAATTGAGAGATGAAGGAGAAGAATTGGGGGCGTACGCTGTTCTTGGAAGTAGTAGTTGCCTTGGAGGCGGGAGCCGAGGCGGTCAATGGCTTGGCCAGTCTCGCGGATCCAGAATCCGACGGTGTAGATTGCTCTGCCCAGGGTCCCCATCGTCGTCGGAGATTGGAGGGTTTGTCGATGAGCGTTAGTTTGCAGGGGATGGTGTATGGACGGCGCGTACTGGGTTCAGTCGCGGTCTCAGCTGTGGGTGGTGGAGCAAAGCATTTGAGAATTTGAGGGTTTTGAGGAGGAGAGCGGCGCTGCTGACAAGTGGGTTGGAAATGTTGGCCAGCGAAGGAGGTTACTGGACTCGCTCACTCGGATTCAATGCGCGCCGTTTAGTCACCTGCCCGGATCTTGTTTTGGTGGTTATTGACTACAGCTTCCCTACAGTATCGTAATGTAATCTTTCAGTTAAGAATACCACGTGGAAATAGGGAAAACGAGCTCTTTAATTCTTTTTATCATGATAAAATCAGTAACGTAATACAAGTTCATGAGAGAAATTGGCAGGATACTCATGCCGGGGTTGACAACGGTAAGGTCGAGTTCGAGTATCCGAACATGGAACCGGATCTGAGGATCAAGGCTTGTGACATCCTTTTTTGTGACAAACAATGAGAATAATCTATACTAAACTCATCCAATTATGAAGAGGGAGATTCAAACATGAGAC
This window contains:
- the LOC103401147 gene encoding gamma carbonic anhydrase 1, mitochondrial; the encoded protein is MGTLGRAIYTVGFWIRETGQAIDRLGSRLQGNYYFQEQLSRHRTLMNVFDKAPVVDKEAFVAPSASIIGQVQVGRGSSIWYGCVLRGDANSISIGSGTNIQDNSLVHVAKSNLTGKVLPTIIGDNVTVGHSAVLHGCTVEDEAFVGMAATLLDGVYVEKHAMVAAGALVRQNTRIPCGEVWGGNPAKFLRKLTEDEMAFISQSALNYSNLAQVHAAENAKPLDEIEFQKVLRKKFARRDEEYDSMLGVTRETPAETTLPDNASPPKAA